A stretch of Gorilla gorilla gorilla isolate KB3781 chromosome 9, NHGRI_mGorGor1-v2.1_pri, whole genome shotgun sequence DNA encodes these proteins:
- the LOC129525276 gene encoding peptidyl-prolyl cis-trans isomerase A-like: MVIPTVPFNITINSKPLGHISFQLFADKFPKTGENFHTLNNKDKGFGSCFHRIILEFICQGDDFTPHNGIGGKSIYRDKFDDKNFIVKHTGFGILSMANAAPKTNESQFFICTAMAKWWDGKHVIFGRVKEGMNIVEAMECFGSRSGKTSKIAIANCRQL, encoded by the coding sequence ATGGTCATCCCGACTGTGCCCTTCAACATCACCATCAACAGCAAGCCCTTAGGACACATCTCCTTTCAGCTATTTGCAGACAAATTTCCAAAGACAGGAGAAAACTTTCACACTCTGAACAATAAAGACAAAGGATTTGGTTCCTGCTTTCACAGAATTATTCTGGAGTTTATATGCCAGGGTGATGACTTCACACCCCATAATGGCATTGGTGGCAAGTCCATCTACAGGGATAAATTTGATGATAAGAACTTTATTGTGAAGCATACAGGTTTTGGCATCTTGTCCATGGCAAATGCTGCACCCAAAACAAATGAGTCCCAGTTTTTCATCTGCACTGCCATGGCCAAATGGTGGGATGGCAAGCATGTGATCTTTGGCAGGGTGAAAGAGGGCATGAATATTGTGGAAGCCATGGAATGCTTTGGGTCCAGGAGTGGCAAGACAAGCAAGATCGCCATTGCCAACTGCAGACAACTCTGA